A section of the Bombus huntii isolate Logan2020A chromosome 5, iyBomHunt1.1, whole genome shotgun sequence genome encodes:
- the LOC126866026 gene encoding heparan-sulfate 6-O-sulfotransferase 1-B yields the protein MGRRSSEEGVSVLSVLVKDDLCERSATMESRARRTRLRSVVGICLFLALTGIIYLGYFCPDHVCALTSREIKESVRLSEGLSAGPGSGLSSVSVEFDKNGLLSVHPAFRLQSIQGSLGYDDVFTNDTFQFDINGHDVIVFLHIQKTGGTLFGKHLVRDLDLQRPCSCQRRRKRCFCFRPNRNENWLFSRYSTGWKCGLHADWTELTSCVDTELNKIEGDGIKRRYFYITIIRDPVARYLSEFRHVQRGATWRGARHWCGGTQANIPQCYPGSSWQGVSLEQFMACPYNLASNRQTRMLADLSIVGCYNSTLSSLERDRLMLASAKHNLQFMPFFMLTEYQKVGQYSFEETFGMRFAVAFEQHNATLSAATMATLSTEQLDAVRRLNRLDLELYDFAKNLAFQRFKRLRDRDPYFVQRFQHLGELPSRQSATEFNWDSVIEDTTDVE from the exons ATGGGCAGACGGTCAAGCGAAGAAGGCGTTAGCGTACTCTCGGTCCTGGTAAAGGACGATTTATGCGAGAGGTCCGCGACGATGGAGTCACGAGCACGGAGGACTCGGTTACGTAGCGTTGTAGGGATATGTTTGTTTCTCGCGCTCACGGGCATCATTTATCTCGGCTACTTCTGCCCCGATCACGTCTGTGCTCTCACGAGCCGCGAGATCAAGGAGTCCGTGAGATTGTCCGAGGGTCTGTCCGCTGGTCCCGGCTCCGGTTTGTCTTCCGTTTCCGTCGAATTCGACAAAAATGGCCTGCTCTCGGTACATCCTGCCTTTAGATTGCAGAGTATTCAAGGGAGCCTTGGTTACGACGATGTGTTTACCAATGATACCTTTCAGTTTGACATCAACGGTCACGATGTCATCGTTTTCTTGCACATTCAGAAAACTG GAGGTACATTGTTTGGAAAACATTTAGTTAGAGATTTAGATCTGCAAAGACCATGTTCTTGTCAAAGAAGACGCAAGCGTTGTTTTTGTTTCCGTCCAAATCGCAATGAAAATTGGCTTTTTTCACGATATTCTACCGGTTGGAAGTGTGGTCTACATGCTGACTGGACAGAATTGACTAGCTGTGTTGATacagaattaaataaaattgaaggGGATGGCATAAAACGTAGATACTTTTATATAACTATAATAAGGGATCCTGTTGCACGGTATCTGTCTGAGTTTAGACACGTACAAAGGGGTGCAACATGGAGAGGAGCTCGTCATTGGTGTGGAGGAACTCAAGCAAATATACCACAGTGTTATCCTGGATCTAGTTGGCAAGGGGTATCTTTGGAACag TTTATGGCGTGTCCATATAATTTGGCAAGTAACCGTCAAACAAGAATGTTGGCTGATCTATCAATTGTTGGTTGTTACAATTCTACGCTCAGCAGCTTGGAGAGAGATCGTCTCATGTTGGCTAGTGCTAAGCACAATTTGCAATTCATGCCTTTCTTCATGTTGACTGAATACCAGAAA GTGGGACAGTATTCCTTTGAAGAAACATTCGGAATGAGATTTGCCGTTGCGTTTGAACAACATAACGCGACGTTAAGCGCTGCCACAATGGCTACCCTAAGCACGGAGCAGTTAGATGCTGTGCGTAGATTAAACAGACTGGATCTAGAACTGTATGATTTCGCAAAAAATCTTGCGTTCCAAAGGTTCAAACGACTTAGAGATCGCGATCCATACTTCGTACAACGATTTCAACACCTTGGAGAATTACCTTCTAGGCAAAGTGCAACGGAATTCAATTGGGATTCTGTCATAGAAGATACTACAGATGTTGAATGA